In Dromiciops gliroides isolate mDroGli1 chromosome 4, mDroGli1.pri, whole genome shotgun sequence, one DNA window encodes the following:
- the LOC122754937 gene encoding olfactory receptor 11A1: METTFTGNQSIIREFVFLGFSELPDQHLLFFIFLTIIYLTTILGNMLVIVAVVSSPGLHTPMYFFLANLSFLEILYTSTVVPKMLAGFLRKEAISLAGCLLQFFIFGSLATTECFLLAIMAYDRYLAICYPLRYSLLMGSKHCVGLVVTAWLSGFSVDGLIVILMAQLKFCGSNHIDHFYCDFMPVVGLACSDSRVVQVTTFILSVICLTIPFGLILISYAHILVAVLKVPTGASRRKAFSTCSSHLAVVSTFYGTLMVMYIAPSAVHSKLLSKVFALLYTVVTPIFNPVIYTLRNKEVHQVLKKLLCNKQYGNSF; the protein is encoded by the coding sequence ATGGAAACCACTTTCACTGGGAATCAATCTATCATCAGGGAGTTTGTCTTCCTTGGTTTCTCTGAGCTCCCTGACCAGCacctcctctttttcattttcttgaccATTATCTATTTAACCACCATCCTTGGGAACATGCTGGTTATAGTAGCTGTGGTCAGCTCCCCAGGGCTCCACACACCCATGTATTTCTTCTTGGCCAATCTCTCTTTCCTAGAGATACTCTACACTTCCACAGTAGTGCCCAAGATGCTAGCAGGTTTTTTGAGGAAGGAGGCCATCTCCCTGGCTGGTTGTTTGCTCCAGTTCTTTATTTTTGGCTCACTGGCCACAACTGAATGCTTCCTTCTGGCTATCATGGCCTATGACCGGTACCTGGCCATTTGCTACCCTCTCCGTTATTCACTCCTCATGGGATCTAAGCATTGTGTGGGTCTAGTGGTCACAGCATGGCTATCTGGTTTTTCAGTGGATGGCCTAATTGTGATTCTGATGGCACAGCTGAAGTTCTGTGGCTCTAACCACATCGACCACTTTTATTGTGATTTCATGCCTGTGGTGGGACTGGCTTGCTCTGACTCCCGGGTTGTGCAAGTAACAACATTTATCCTCTCTGTAATCTGCCTTACTATTCCATTTGGTCTGATCCTGATTTCCTATGCCCACATCCTTGTGGCTGTGCTGAAAGTACCCACAGGGGCCAGCAGAAGGAAGGCCTTCTCTACATGTTCCTCCCACCTGGCTGTGGTGTCCACTTTCTATGGGACACTTATGGTCATGTATATAGCACCCTCTGCTGTCCACTCCAAGCTTCTCTCTAAGGTCTTTGCTCTACTCTACACAGTGGTCACCCCTATCTTTAATCCTGTGATCTACACCCTAAGGAACAAAGAGGTCCATCAGGTTCTCAAGAAGCTGCTTTGCAATAAACAATATGGTAACTCATTCTGA